The genome window GCGCGCGCATCCCGGCCGCAGCCTGCGGCTGCTGCGCTTCGTGCTCTACTCGGCGGACGACCAGGAGCGCTTCGCCGAGCAACTCGCCCGCCGCGCCGCAGCGCCGTAACGCTTCCAAGCAGAGGAGTCCCGTGGCACAGAGTCCCCACAGCGATGCAGCGCGCGCGCCGCACGGCGACGCGCTCTTCACCGACCTCTACGAGCTGAGCATGCTGCAGGCCTACTGGGTCGAGGGCATGAAGGACGAGGCGGTCTTCAGCCTGTCGGTACGCGAGTTGCCGACCACGCGCAATCTGCTCGTGGCCTGCGGGCTGGAAGCCGTACTCGAGCAGCTGGAGACGCTGCGCTTCGAGGAAGCCGATATCGCCTGGCTGGACAGCCTGGGCCGCTTCCGCACGGATTTCCTCGACTGGCTGCGCGACTTCCGCTTTACCGGCAGCGTGCGCGCGGTGGCCGAGGGCACCCCGGTCTTCGCCGAGGCGCCCATCCTCGAGATCACCGCGCCCTTGCCGGAGGCGCAGCTGGTGGAGACGCTGGTCATGAACCAGATCCATCTGCCGACAGTGCTCGCCAGCAAGGCGCAGCGCGTGGTCGCCGCCGCCGACGGTCGTCGGGTGCTGGACTTTGGTGCGCGGCGCATGCACGGCATAGACGCTGCCGTGACCGGCGCGCGCGCCTTCTACATCGGCGGGGTCGATGGCACTTCGAACTGCCGCGCCGGCGCGCGCTACGGCATCCCGGTGGCCGGCACCATGGCGCACAGCTACATCCAGGCGCACGATGATGAGCGGGAGGCCTTTCGTGCCTTTGTCGATCTCTATCCCGAGACGGTGCTGCTGGTCGACACTTACGACACGCTGGCGGCGGTGCGCAGCATTGTCGCCATGGCCGAGGAGATGGGCGAGGCTTTCCGCGTGCGCGCGGTGCGGCTGGATTCCGGCGATCTCGTGGCGCTGTCGCGCGAGGTGCGCGCCATGCTCGATAGCGCAGGCCTGGAGTCCGTGCAGATCCTTGCCAGCGGCGGCCTCGATGAGCACGAGATCGCACGCCTGCTGGATGCCGGTGCGGCGCTGGACGGCTTCGGTGTCGGCACGGACATGGCCGTGGCGCGCGACGCGCCCAGCGTCGATCTCGTCTACAAGCTTGCGGACTACGGCGGCGAAGGCCGCATGAAACTCTCCAGCGGCAAGGCCTCGCTGCCGGGTGCCAAGCAGGTCTTCCGCCGCTTCGACGGCGATACGGCCTGCGGCGATGTCATCGCGCGCGCCGCGGAGACGCTGGAGGGTGAGCCGCTACTGGCGCCGGTCATGCGCGAAGGTCGGCGCTTGGCGCCGGCCCCGGAGCTGGAGGCCGTGCGCGCGCATGCCGCTGCCGAGTTGGTGCGGCTGCCGGCAACTTTGCGCGGGCTGGCCCCTGCGAGCTATTCCGTGACGGTCAGCGATGCGTTGGCAAGCTATCGCGACGCGGTAGCCGGAAACATCCGGGCCGCCTGAGCGTTCGAATATCCAAAAGCCCATGGCGCCAGGAGGGTAGTTATGACGGCTATTGCAGACAGGCTCCGTGACGGCGATGCCCTCGTCGTCGTCGACGTCCAGAACGATTTCTGCCCCGGTGGCGCCCTGCCCATCGAGGGCGGCGACGCCGTCGTGCCGGTGCTCAACGAATGGATGGCTGCCGCGAAAGCCGGCGGCGTGCCGGTCTTCGCCTCGCGCTGCTGGCATCCCGCCGGCCACATCAGCTTCGCCGAGCGCGGCGGGCCCTGGCCGCCGCACTGCCTGCAGGACAGCGACGGCGCAGCCTTTCATCCCGACCTGAAGCTGCCGGAAGACGCCGTGCTCGTCACCAAGGGCAATCGCTTCGACCAGGATCAGAACTCGGCATTCGACCAGACCGGTCTCGCCGAAGAGCTGCGCGCCCGCCGCGTGCAACGCATCTGGGTGGGCGGCCTGGCCGAGGATGTCTGCGTGCGCGCCACCGTGCTCGACGGCCGCCGGGAAGGCTTCGCGGTGTTCTGCATCGGCGATGCGACCCGGCCGGTGACCGCGGAGGGTGGCGAGAAAGCGCGCGCCGAGATGGCCGAAGCCGGCGCCGAGCGTCTGGACTGATGGGTCGGGCAGGGCACGCCTGCTGAATTCTCGCCCGGGGCGGACGAGTAGCGAGGCGCTAGCATGGCGGCACTACAACAAGGACGAGGAGACACCCATGCTGCGCGCTGCCCTTTTGCTGGCCGCGCTGTCGCCGACATTCGTGGGCGCACAGAGCGATGAAGAACCCGAGTTCCCGTCGACTGCCTGGACCGAGCGCGAGGCCCGCAACTACGCGCGCACGCTGGAAGCGCCTGCCGAGTTGGTGGTGCAGCCGGCCTTTGTCACGCGCTTGTCGCAGCAGAGCCTGGCCAATGTCGCGGACTTCACGGCGCGGGCTGTGGCCGACCCGAGTTGGCTGCTGGCTTCCAGCCAGCCGGTGCGCGATCTGATCGACAATCTCAATGCGCCGGCTTTGGTGCTGGCCGAGTTGGAAGCGCTGGTGACGACGCTGATGGAAGACCCGGCTGCGGCCGCGCAGTTCTCGCTGAACACACCGTTGACGCCGCTGTGCGCCAGCCACGCGCTGCAGTGCGCGGGCGACCCCTTCCGCTATCCAGCCGTCGATAACTTCTACGGCAGCGAGGGGGTGCGCGAGTCGGTCACCTACTATGACCGCGACTGCGCGCGCATCACCGGCCACGTCTGGAAGCCGGCGAATGTGCAGGGCGCGCTGCCCACCGTGGTCATCGAAAACGGTTCCATTCAGGCGCCGGAGTCACTCTATTGGTGGTTCGCCCAGGACCTGGTGCGCGCCGGCTACACGGTGATGACCTTCGATCCGCGCGGCCAGGGCCGCTCGGACCAGCAGACCCCGGATTTCGAGCAGGGCAGCAACGCCAACAGCGCGGTCTTCTGGGAAGGACTGGTCGACGCCATCGACTTCTTTCGCTCCACGTCCGAGCAGCCCTATCCGCACAACACGAGCTGCGCCGGCACCTATCCGACGCAGGTCAGCCCGCACAATCCCTTCTTCGCCGTGCAGGATCGCGAACGGCTGGGCCTGGCCGGCCATTCTCTCGGCGCGACGGGCGTGGCCGTTGTGCAGTCCTACGGCGCGCCGGGAGCTGAGCCCTGGCCCGGGTTGATCGATGACGTCAATCCGGTGGATGTCGTCGTGGCCTGGGACAGTCTGCGCGCACCCGGTGCCGCCGGCGAGACGACGCCGGCGGTGGTGCCGCGCGTGCCGGCGATGGGGCAGACCAGCGAGTACGGCATCCTCGGTGCGCCGCATACCGAGCCGCCCGACCCGGAGGCTCACAAGAACGGCTTCCGCGGCTGGGTAGAGGCTGATCAACCGGTCTTCCAGTTCACCATCCGCGGCAGCACGCACTTCGAGTGGTCGAATATCCCGACCTTCCCGGCCACATCCTGGTGCCCGGACGCGGCATCGGGTCGCTGTGCGGAGGGTTGGGGGCTGCCCATGGCGCAGCACTACTCGCTGGCCTGGATGGATCGCTGGCTGAAGCGGCCTGGCGAGTCCGGCTACGACGATGCCGATGCACGCCTGCTGGCCGAGGCCGATTGGCACGAGCGCCTCAGCTTCTACTACGCCTCGGCGCGCGACTTCCCCACGCGCGGCGGCGGGATGCAGCGCTGTGAGGATTTGCGAGCGGGCTGCGCGCAAAGCGGTGATGGCTCGGGCTCCGGCGCTGGCGCAGCCTGGCTTTTCCTGCTGCTCGCCGGCGTCTTCGCCCGGCGGCTGCGCCATAATGGTGCGCTACGGGCGCGCTGACGCACGTCCGACCTCCATCCTGCCCGTCGCGCGCTGCGCGGCCTTTCTGGAGCTGTGCGCATGCGCGTGCTGATGTACACCCTGGCCTGGCTGCCCTTGCCGCTGTTGCAGGGCTTCGGAGCGCTCGCCGCGTGGCTGATGCGCGTGACGAATGCCTCGCGCTGGCGGGTGGCGCTCTTCAACCTGCAGCACTGCATGCCGGAGCGCGATACGGCCGAGCGCAAGCGTATCGCCAAGGCCTCGCTGCGCCACGAGCTGACCACCTACATCGAGACCGCGCGCTACTGGTTGGGGCCGGGCTTTGCGGTGAAGCGGGCGGTGCGCGAGTGGCGCAACATCGAGGTGCTGGATGAGGCCTTCGCGCAGGGCCGCGGTGTCATCCTGCTTACGCTGCACATGGGCGCCTTCGAGGCGGTGGCCATCCCGATGTCGGCGCGCTATCCCTTCTACGGGCTCTACAAGCCGCAGAAGGGCGTCTTCAACGCGCTGTCGCTGAAGGGGCGCTGCCGTTTCGGCGGGCGCATGCAGAAGGCCGAGGCCGGTGTGCGGCGTGCGGCGCTGCCGCTGCTGGAAGAAGGCTTCGGCGTCTACTACATGCCCGACCATGACCCGCCCGAGGGGCGAGGCGTCTTCGTGCCCTTCATGGGGCAGCTGGCGCACACGCCGACGCTGATCGCGCGCATGGTGGCCGAGAGCGGTGCGCCGGTGGTCTTCATGTGGGGTGAGCGTCTGAGCCGGGCGCGCGGCTATATCGCGCACTATCTGCCGGCGCCGGAGGGCGTCTACAGCAGCGACATCACGGAGTCGACCGCCGCGATGAACGCCGGCCTGGAAGCCTGCGTGCGCCAGCGCCCCGAGCAGTACTGGTGGAGCTACAAGCGCTTTCGTC of Algiphilus aromaticivorans DG1253 contains these proteins:
- a CDS encoding lysophospholipid acyltransferase family protein translates to MRVLMYTLAWLPLPLLQGFGALAAWLMRVTNASRWRVALFNLQHCMPERDTAERKRIAKASLRHELTTYIETARYWLGPGFAVKRAVREWRNIEVLDEAFAQGRGVILLTLHMGAFEAVAIPMSARYPFYGLYKPQKGVFNALSLKGRCRFGGRMQKAEAGVRRAALPLLEEGFGVYYMPDHDPPEGRGVFVPFMGQLAHTPTLIARMVAESGAPVVFMWGERLSRARGYIAHYLPAPEGVYSSDITESTAAMNAGLEACVRQRPEQYWWSYKRFRRQPEGSPTFYEALRRR
- a CDS encoding nicotinamidase, yielding MTAIADRLRDGDALVVVDVQNDFCPGGALPIEGGDAVVPVLNEWMAAAKAGGVPVFASRCWHPAGHISFAERGGPWPPHCLQDSDGAAFHPDLKLPEDAVLVTKGNRFDQDQNSAFDQTGLAEELRARRVQRIWVGGLAEDVCVRATVLDGRREGFAVFCIGDATRPVTAEGGEKARAEMAEAGAERLD
- a CDS encoding nicotinate phosphoribosyltransferase, which codes for MAQSPHSDAARAPHGDALFTDLYELSMLQAYWVEGMKDEAVFSLSVRELPTTRNLLVACGLEAVLEQLETLRFEEADIAWLDSLGRFRTDFLDWLRDFRFTGSVRAVAEGTPVFAEAPILEITAPLPEAQLVETLVMNQIHLPTVLASKAQRVVAAADGRRVLDFGARRMHGIDAAVTGARAFYIGGVDGTSNCRAGARYGIPVAGTMAHSYIQAHDDEREAFRAFVDLYPETVLLVDTYDTLAAVRSIVAMAEEMGEAFRVRAVRLDSGDLVALSREVRAMLDSAGLESVQILASGGLDEHEIARLLDAGAALDGFGVGTDMAVARDAPSVDLVYKLADYGGEGRMKLSSGKASLPGAKQVFRRFDGDTACGDVIARAAETLEGEPLLAPVMREGRRLAPAPELEAVRAHAAAELVRLPATLRGLAPASYSVTVSDALASYRDAVAGNIRAA
- a CDS encoding alpha/beta hydrolase family protein — protein: MLRAALLLAALSPTFVGAQSDEEPEFPSTAWTEREARNYARTLEAPAELVVQPAFVTRLSQQSLANVADFTARAVADPSWLLASSQPVRDLIDNLNAPALVLAELEALVTTLMEDPAAAAQFSLNTPLTPLCASHALQCAGDPFRYPAVDNFYGSEGVRESVTYYDRDCARITGHVWKPANVQGALPTVVIENGSIQAPESLYWWFAQDLVRAGYTVMTFDPRGQGRSDQQTPDFEQGSNANSAVFWEGLVDAIDFFRSTSEQPYPHNTSCAGTYPTQVSPHNPFFAVQDRERLGLAGHSLGATGVAVVQSYGAPGAEPWPGLIDDVNPVDVVVAWDSLRAPGAAGETTPAVVPRVPAMGQTSEYGILGAPHTEPPDPEAHKNGFRGWVEADQPVFQFTIRGSTHFEWSNIPTFPATSWCPDAASGRCAEGWGLPMAQHYSLAWMDRWLKRPGESGYDDADARLLAEADWHERLSFYYASARDFPTRGGGMQRCEDLRAGCAQSGDGSGSGAGAAWLFLLLAGVFARRLRHNGALRAR